AAATGCTGGTGAACGGCCTCGGCTGTACCGCGTACATAATCTTCGAACCGCTTGGTGAGTTCCCTGCCGACGCAAACGGGCCTGTCGTCTCCCAGGATGGCCCGGATTTGCCCCAGGGTATCCGCCAGTCGATGCGGGCTTTCGTAGGCGACGAGCGTACGCTTTTCGTGTTTCAGCGTATGCAGCAGGTCACGGCGTGCATTTTGCTTCTTTGGCAAGAACCCCAGATAGATGAAGCTATCCGCTGGCAAGCCGCTGCCGACCACCGCCGTGATGACGGCATTGGCCCCTGGCAGGGGCACGATCTCGATATCGCGGGTGATGGCTTCTCGGATGAGCTCATAACCGGGATCGCTGATGCCAGGTGTGCCCGCATCACTGATGAGCGCGACATCACCACGAGCTAATGCATCGAAGATGGCGTCTAGCTTAGCGAGCTTATTATGCTCGTGGTAGCTGGTGAGGGGCGTCTTGATTTCATAATGATCGAGCAGCACGCGCGAGGTGCGCGTATCTTCTGCTGCGATGAGACTGACCTCTTTGAGGATGCGTAAACCGCGCAGCGTCATATCTTCCAGGTTGCCGATTGGCGTCGGTACGATGTACAAGGTGCCCATGTATGGATGCCTCGTGTTGCGTGGATTGGCTTCTATTTTACTGTGTCTGCGGCCCAGATGCGAAGTGTAAGCTGTCACATTAGCTGATGCTCATGGAACCTATTAGCCTTGGATTGGGCTACTTCGGCTGTTGAATGGTGCCTCTAAATACAGCAAGATTATACAAGACAGCCAATGACGTATTTGATATGGTGATACTTATGAATACGGTAAGCCGTTTGCATCAGCCTATAAAAGAGCAAACGAAATTCTGGCGTATGCCGCAGTACGACAATATGGAACTGCTGCATGCGACTTTTATTACGCATGCTTTTACACGCCACTACCACGAGTGGTACGCCATCGGCATGATCGAACGGAACCACTATACATTTTATTATCGTGGGGCGATGCACACGATCCATGCCGGGCAGATCGTCGTCATCAACCCTGGCGAGATTCATAGCGGCGAAGCCATTGATGAGATCGGCTGGACGTACCGGATGCTGTATCCGGGTATCACCATGATGCGCCAGATTGCTTATGAGGTGACGGGGAAGTTCTGGGATTTGCCCACATTCCCGCAGGGCGTGATTGACGATTTGGACCTGGCGAGGGCCATACAGCGATGCCACATGGCCCTGGAAGACCCTCATATGCGCTTGATGCACGATACATTGATTCGGGATGTCTTCAGCATGATGATCCTGCGCCATGCTGAAAATAAGCCAATGCCACTCAGGCTCGGCCATGAACGGCGCGCCGTCGCGTTGGCTAAGGAATATATGGCCGTTCATTACGCAGATAACATCACGCTGGAAGATTTATCGTCACAGGCGGGCCTCAGTCCGTATCATCTGGCGCGCGTCTTCCGGGCAGAAACAGGCATGGCACCCCACCAGTACCTCATCAACCTGCGTGTGAACAGGGCACGCGTTCTATTGGAGAGCGGGCTGCCTATTGTGGATGCCGCCACAATGACGGGCTTTACAGACCAGAGCCACTTATCGCGTTACTTCAAACGTATCCTGGGCATTACCCCAGGGCAGTATTCACTCTGATAACCGTTTGGCTGTACTTGATTAGCGACGATTTAGCGATCATCTAATAGTTCAACCGAGTGAGAAGTCATGACAAGTTATGCGGCTGCAAAGCCTGAAGACTCTCCACGCCGCGCTTTTTTCCATGGCGCAAAAGATACGGTCCCGCTGATTATTGGCGCGATTCCATTTGGCATCATCTATGGTGCCATCGCTATCAATGCCGGGTTATCTCCCTGGGCTACGCTTGGCATGTCCCTGTTTGTCTTTGCTGGTTCGGCACAATTCATCGCTGCCGGGTTGGTTGGGCAGGGGGTCGGGCTGGGATTCATCATCCTGACGACGTTCATCGTCAATCTACGGCATATGTTGTATGCGGCTTCGCTGGCCCCATATCTGAAGGGCCTTCCTCAACGTTGGCTGGCACTATTGGCTTTCTGGCTGACGGATGAGACTTATGCTGTCGTCATCACGCGTTACCAACAAGCCGAAGGCCAACCACATGCTCATTGGTATCATCTTGGGTCTTCAGTGGCAATGTATCTCAACTGGCAGCTCTGCACGCTCATTGGCATTGTAGCCGGGACGCAGTTTGAAGGCATTGCCGATCTAGGGTTGGATTTTGCACTGGTGGTGACGTTTATTGGTATCGTCGTGCCGCTGATTGTATCGCGTCCGATGTTGATCAGTGCGCTGGTGGCCGGGATTGTCGCCTTGCTGACGAACAACATGGAGAATAAGGCCGGGTTGATGGTGGCGGCTTTTGCCGGGATTGCTGCGGGGATGCTGGCAGAAGCCATTTTGCAGCCGGATCCACAAAAGCCAGTTGTGACCCTGAACGGAGATGGCTCATGACTTTGACCATGCAGGAAGTGTTATTGATCGTGGGAATGTTCGCCGTGACGTTCAGCGTGCGGTATGTGCCTATCGTGCTGGTTGGGCGTATCCAACTATCGGACCGCGTGCAGCGCGCGCTGAACTATGTGCCGGTTGCTGTGCTGACTGCGATCTGTGCCCCGGCAATCTTCATGCCAGAAGGCACACTGGCGCTCAGCCTGGAAAATGCCGCGTTAGTCGGCGGTGCTGCCAGTATACTCATCGCATGGCGTACGCGTAACTTGCTGCTGACGATTGTCCTGGGCATGGTCATTTACATGGGATGGCGCGCATTGATGGGCGCTTAGGCGGCGGCGATATTGTCCAGTTTGGCTAAAACGGGCATTTGTAGGGGCTTATTGAGTGCAATGGAGGGCTCTTTCATGGAATATTCGCACAATGAAATCTGTTGCTTCCGCACGATTTCCCAACGACACTAAGCCAATTTTCACCGTTTCCCCATATTTTCGTGTATACTGTTGACAACCGCATGAGAGTTTTTATTTTGGGTATAGCCTTATGATCTACGGACGCAAAACACAGAATAGCTATCCGGGCCGGGGTGTGGTGCTCGCAATTCAGGCGATTTTGATCTTGGGCATCGCCTACTTTGGCATCGAGGCTTTGGCAAATATCTTCGATAAAATGGCCCCTTCACCTTACAATGCTAATTCGGTGGTTGTTTATCCATCGAATGCATCATCGTCAACGGCCTGGGATGTTGACCGTAGTACGATGAATGCGGAGTATGCAAGCTATTATTCTCACCTGGGTCACCAATACCTTTACATAACGGGTGAACCTGCTCAAGCCCTTGTTCAGTTCAATAAGGCACAGTCTTTTGCGCCGAATGACCCGAATGCTGACCTGGCTATTGGCGTCGCTTACGAACATATGGATATGCCCAGTCGCGCGGCAGCTGAATTCCTCGATTATCTACGGATGAACGAAGATTATTATGTACCTCAGGCCTGGTATGATGAAGTCCGCCAGACCGTGCAGATGTATGAAGGCCGTATCTTCGCCTATGATGTCGATGCAACTGCTGGCGATACCCTGAGTGTCCGTGCACAGAGCGTTGAATACAACGAAGTTGATCCGCTGATTGTGATCCTCGATCCTTATGGCAACCCGCTGACCGGACGCGATGATGTCCTGGATGGCCGCCAAGTTCTGTCGATGGATGCCTTCATCAACGAATACAGCCTCCCCATCAGCGGTGATTACACCGTGCTGGTGAGCCATGCAGGTGGCGGCAGTATCGGTATGGTGGATGTCACGGTCGATCTCGACTAAGCATCACATACGAACGAATATAAAAAGGCACACTCTCAGGTGTGCCTTTTGCTTTAATGGATAGAGTCGGAAGGTGGTGTTCGCCTAATCTGTAGGGTAAGGCACCCGCAGTAGCTGATCAATCAATGGGTTATCGACCTGATAGGTGCGACCATCTGGCCAGTGAACGATGACACGTTCAACGGCCATTTCTTGCCCCAGACCAAAATGGGCTACAGGCTCCATCTGGCACAAATACCCGCTGCCCGCGTCGATAGCGCGTCGCTGTATGCGGGTGCTGGTTTGCAGCATAACGATGGCACCACGTGCCGGGGCTCCATAGCGCGTCAGGGGCAGGACGCGTAAATAATGGTTGAGGTTGGGGACGGTGTGATACAGGCTGAGGGGTTGCGGACTGCTCTCCCCATGGGCGATGAGCAGTTCCAGGCGGCCATCACCATCTGTATCTGCGACGGCTGCGCCCGTGCCCAGGCCATCGGGCTCCAGGGCGTCCCCAATAGGGATACTCTCCCAATCGCCATCACGCAGCGCAAATAGGCGGTTAGGCTCTCCAATGTTGTTGAAGAACAATTCTTCGTAGCCATCATTGTCGAAGTCTGCCGCAATCACCGTGCGAATACGTGACGGTTGAGCCATCTCCGGCGGGGCGATGTCATCCCAGATGCCGTCTGTGCTCTGCACGAACATCCGGTGTGGGCCTTCCCAATTGCCATAAACTAGGTCAAAACGGCCATCACTGTTGGTATCCAGCACGGCGATGCCGCGCACATGCTCAAATGGATCCCCAATGCCGAGCTGGGCCGCGATCTCTTCAAAGGTGCCATCGCCTTTGTTGCGGAACAAGAAATTTGGCCCGTGTTCATTGCCTGCAAAGATATCCATGCGGTTGCTGACAATCGGTAACGCTACCAGGCCGCGCCCACCTGTCACCAGGTCCAGGCCTGCCTCTGGGGCCACATCCCGCAGGATGCCGTCGTCATCCAGTTCATAGAGGCGCATGGGGCCGCCATAATTGGCGACGAAAAGCCCATACAGCCCGTTGCCATTACGGTCAATCGCCACAACGGAACGTCCAGACGTCAGATTGAGGGCATCTTTATTTTGGGGCAGTTCAAAGAGATCGACCCAACTATCGCCATAGGCGAAGAGGCGGTCTGCAAAGCGTTTAGCCCCGCCAAATGTATCTGTGTTGAGGACGTAAATTTCTTCCCGGCCATTGGCGTCAATATCACATGCTGCCAGCCCTAACGCCTGACGGCGGGCATCCGCCAGAGTGCGCGGCGCAATATCCTGATAATCCTGGCCTGTCCATTTATAAGCCCGGTTGGGGACGCCAAAACCAGCAACAAACCACTCAAAATGCCCATCACCGTCGATGTCGGTGACGCAAATACCATAGTGGAGTCGCTCAGAGTTACCTTGAAGCAGTGCGCTTCTGTCAATGAACATACACGCCTTTACAGGTGACTGGTCGATAGCTACTTCACGTCGTATCGTATTGTTACAGTATAGTAGGTCATTCCCCAAAAGTGAGTAAGAGAGAGATAAGCGGTTATTGAGTATTGCCGGGCGTCTCTATAAACGTGTGGATCTGTTGCAATGCGTCTTCTGGCTGGATGCCATCGCGCGTCCAATCCCACTGCATTTGCTGCGTCTGCTGGACACCGCCCTGATCGAGCGCGACGGACTTCCATAAGGCTAGGGCACGTGGCGTATAGGGCGCATAACGGGCCGGGTCGCTGGGGCCGAAGACCGTCACCGTGGGCGCGCCAGAAGCCGCAGCTATGTGCGTCAGGCCCGTATCATTGCCGATGTATAGGGCCGCTTGGCTCGTCAGCGCTGCAATCTGTGGGAAACTCAGTTCACCGATGAAGGTCGTGGTGTGGGCCTGCATCTGGCTGCGGACGGTGTTGACGATGCCACTATCATCTGGCCCTGCGAGCAAGACCACCTGCCACCCATAAGCTTTAGCTAAAGCATCTGCCACCTGGGCGAAGGACTCCGGCGGCCAGCGTTTGCTATGCATCGCCATCCCTGGGTTGCTCCCGCCAGCGGGGTTGACCACGAGATAAGGCCCTTTGATGCCGCGTCGTGTTAAAAAGTCGCTGATGTAGGCTGTGGCTTCTGGGGGGACAGGTAGGTTCACATAACAGCCTTCGGTATTGATGCCAAGGGCAGCTACTACGTCCAGATAAATCTGGGCTTCCGGGCGCACGTCGGCGGGGCTGGTAGGCGCTTTGTGTGTATAGCCGAAGCCGCGCCAACCACTGCTGATGCCTGCGCGGATAGGGATGCCGCTCAATCCAACGGCTAAGCTCATCAAGGGGGAGCGCACCAACGAAACAGCGATATCATAGCTACCCAGGCGCAAAGCAGAGACCATATTCCAGAACCCACCCAGGCGCTTAACGGGCATGGCTGCCTGACCCGTATCCAGAATGTGGTTTAAATCCGTGTGAAATTCAATCGCTTGCCGCGACCATCCGCCTACGGCAAAGGTGATGTCAGCCTCTGGATAGTGGCGCCTTATGGCCTTGAGGGCAGCCGTTGCCATCATGACATCGCCTATGCAGCACGGACGAATAATGATGATTCTCATCGGGGTCCTGGTCGTTGATGCGGGTAAAAGTTCACGGTTTTATGCCGCTGCATGGGGATAAATCCTTTCCCCACATGTGCCGCTTAAAAACGGGTTTTAATGACCAGATCGGTTCACGTCTGGCTTTATACCTCGACCATCGGTCTGGATTCAAACATGCGGTCCAGCAGGAGTTCGCTGTGTTCGTCGGCGACAATCGTCAGTGTATCGTTTGGTTTGAGCACAGTGGACCCATGCGGTACGATCAGGCGGCCTTTGCGTTGGATGGAGGCGATCACAGATTCAGGCGGCCATTCAATATCTTTGATTTGCTTTTCGCTCAGGCTGGAATCCGCACGAATACGATATTCTACGACGTGTGCGCCTGTGAGCGTCTGCAAGCGGACTTGCTCCGCAATATGCTGTTCGCGTAATTTACGAGAGGCGGCTACGTTATAAGCGTTCATAATATCGTGACGGCGTAATAAGCCCACGACAGCCCCGTTATGGCTATCCACAACGGGCAAACGGCCAATTTCATGGACGCCCATTTTACGGATCGCGGACCACAGCGCTTCTTCTGGTCGTGCGGTGATAATCTCCTGCGTGGCAATATCGCCGACGGTTTTTGCAGCGTTATCAGGATCAACGAGCGCTTTTTCAAAGGCGCGCTGTAAGTCGCCAAGCGTCACGATGCCGTATAATTCCTGATTATCGTTGATCACGCACAGGGCCCTGGTTTGCTGTTCATGGAAGGCGTCGCGCAGTTCGCGCAAGTCCGCGTGAACGGGGACGGTGGGGGCGGGCTGGCGCATGGCTTCTTGCACGGTCACGGCCTGCATCAGGTCAATATCGCGGCCCTGCTTCAGATAGAGGCCACCTTGTGCGAGGCTGGTCATATAAATGCCGCGCACGCTCGTACGTTCCAGCAAAATGACGCAAATACCCGCCGTGAGCATCATAGGCAGGATGAGCGCATAGTCATCTGTAATTTCAAACACGAGCATAATGGCTGTAATGGGTGCGCGTACAATACCCGCCAGCAAGCCAGCCATCCCGGCGATGGCATACGTCTGCGGTGCACCCACAACGGATTCCGGCAGGAAGAGCCGTACCACTTCGCCATAGGCATCACCCAGGAAGATACCCACAAAGAGCACCGGAGCGAAGACACCACCGACGAAATGACCACCAATGCTGGTCGCTGTCATCACCCATTTGACAACGCCAAGCAGCAGCAGCAAGGCAATCCCATCATGGAAGTGCCCGGTGAGGACATCATGCATGACTTCTTCACCAGCGCCCATGATCTGGGGCAGGAAGATACCTACGATGCCGATGACGAGGCCCGTCAAAGCTGTCTTAACCGGGATCGGGACGTTGAGGGCTTTATCCCATGTGCGCTTTTGCCAGTAGAAAAAGCGAATGGCGACGACAGAAACACCGGCAAGCAAGACGCCTAATAACAGGTAAAAGACGAGTTGCAGCGGGTTCCCTAAAATGAATTCCAGGCCATCAAAAATTGGGTTCGCGCCACGGACGCTCCGGGTGAAGCCTGCGGAGATGACAGCAGATAACACCACAATACCGAACGTGCGCGATGTGAACTCGCGAAGGACGATCTCCAGAGCGAAAAACACCCCGGCGATCGGGGCGTTGAAGGCGGAAGCGATCGCGCTGGCAGCACCAGCGGCGACGAGTAGGTTAATATACTCTTCGCCGAAGTTCAACTTCTGGCCGAAGAAGGAACCCAGGTTCGCACCAATTTGCACGCTTGGGTCTTCAGGGCCGACAGAAGCCCCCGCAGCTAAGGAGAGAACCGCGGCAAAGACTTTTGCGGGTGCTTTGAAGAAAGGTAAGCGACCACCTGTTAGCGCGACGGATTCGATAATCCCAGCGACACCGTGGTGCCGTTCATGCCCGATGAAGCGATACGAGATCCAACCCACAACGAGGCCGACCAGCATCAAGATCGGGATAATACTCAGGCTTGGGTTGGCGCCGATGCTGCTCAGCCAGACGCCAATATGATTCTGGCCCAACTCTACGACGAATACCTCATGAAACCAGTCGATAGCACTACGAAACAAAGTAACCGAGACACCGGTTGCCAGGCCAACAACAACAGCCAATGCTAAGAGTGTGGAGTTTTCTGAAACGGGCAAGCGGTTCAGGAGTGTGCGCGGATAATGAATCATGTGGTATGTCGTGTGCTTTTTTGCGTGGACGTTCTGCACGCATTATACGGCGTTTTGTGTGTGTTGCAATGATTGGATATGCTTGCCCGTGTTTCTGTGCTTGTCGCTGGCTTGCTGCTCAGGTATCATCGCTGCCGCTGCACATAAGGAGCGTGTATGTATATCCTCGGTATCAATGCCTATCATGGCGGGGCCTCGGCCTGCCTGATCGAAGATGGCAAACTCATTGCGGCGGCAGAAGAAGAACGCTTCCGCCGGATTAAGTATTGGGCCGGCTTCCCGACCCTGGCGATTCAGTGGTGCCTGGTAGAAGCGGGCATCACAGCCTATGACCTCGACCATATTGGCATCTCGCGCAAGCCAGATGGCTATACATTGCAAAAGGCGCTCTTTGCCTTTCGCCATCGCCCAAGCCTGAGCCTGGTCCGGGATCGTCTCAACAACAATATGCGCGTCACATCGCTCAAAGAAGATTTTGTTGAGCGAATGGCGGTGCGTGCTGCGGATATAAAGGCTGAGTTCCACAATGTGGAGCATCACCGTGCGCATATGGCGAGTGCGTTCCACGTCTCGCCCTATGAAGATGCGGCTGTGCTCAGTGTGGATGGCGCTGGCGATTTCGTCACAACGATGTGGGGCACAGGCCAGGGCAACACCCTGACGGTAAACGACCAGATACATTTCCCGCATTCACTGGGTATCTTTTACGAAACGCTGACGCAGTGGCTTGGCTTCGTTAAATATGGTGACACAGGTAAGGTCATGGGCCTGGCCCCATATGGGGAGCCACGTTACATGGATGAGATGCATCAGCTTATCCAGATACAGCGTGATGGCACCTTCAAGCTGGACCTGGACTATTTCCTGCATCATGCCGAAGGCGCTTCTATGACCTGGGAGGGTGATGAAGAGCCTGTGGTAGGCCGCCTATATAGCGATAAGCTGCTGCGGCTGTTTGGGGATGCTCGTGTGCCCCGTACGGAGATCACACAGCATCACATGGATGTCGCTGCTAGCTTGCAAGCTACGTTGGAAGAAGTAGAGATGGCGCTCATCAACAAGTTGCAGCGCGAAACAGGTAAGAAAGCCCTTTGCATGGCGGGGGGCGTCGCGCTCAACAGCGCCCTCAATGGCAAAATTTTGCCACAGACTGACTTTGAGGATATTTATATTCACCCGGCGGCAAATGATGCCGGGACTTCTTTAGGCGTCTGCTATTACATCTACCATGATTTGTTGGGCAAGCCGCGCAACTTTGAGATGACCAACGCCTATACAGGCCCAGAGTGGGATGAGGCGCATATGGCCGCCGCGCTGGATGAATACGATATTGCTTACGAAACGCTCAGCGATGAAGACCTGCTCAAGCGCTCTGCTGAAATTATCGCCCAAGGGGATGTGTTGGGCTGGTTCCAGGGCCGCATGGAATGGGGACCGCGTGCCTTGGGGCATCGCAGCATCCTGGCGAACCCGCGTCGTACCGATATGAAAGACATCCTCAATGCGCGCATCAAAAACCGCGAGAAGTTCCGTCCCTTCGCGCCGTCGGTGCTGATGGACCATGTTGGCGAATACTTCGATCAGGATTACCCGGACCCCTTCATGCTGAAGGTCTATGGCATTAAGCCGGAGAAGCAGGCTGAAATCCCGGCAGTGACCCATGTTGATGGGACAGGCCGTTTACAGACTGTCTCGCCGAAGGAATCGCCGCGCTATCATGCGCTCATTAGCGCTTTCTATGCGGAGACGGGCACGCCTATCGTGCTGAATACTTCGTTCAATGAGAACGAGCCGATTGTGAACACGCCTAAAGAGGCTGTCGATTGCTATGCCCGTACGAAGATGGATGCTCTAGCAATCGGGAATTTCCTGGCGATTAAGTCGAAGTAAGGGACGATGACCTACGAGCAGCAGTTACATGATGAAGCTGAATTATGGGGCACTGAAGCACAGCGTATGGCTGGGCAGGTGCTGCCGGATTGGCGCGCGCATCGGCATTTGCTCTATAACGTCATCAATCATCAGCAGGATATCGATGCCCTGCTGGCGCAGATTCAGCCCGGTATGCAAACGCTCGAATTGGGTTGTGCCAGTGGTTGGCTGACTCTGGCAATGGCTCAGCGCGGTGCTAATGCCACTGGCTATGATATCAGCCCTAAGTCGCTGCAAGTCGCACGAGATTATTACGCGACGATCGCGCATGAGGTGCCTGGGACGGTCCAATATGATGTACAGGACCTGAATAACCTGTCTTTGCCGCATGCTGCCTACGATGTGGTTGTGGTCAAGGGCACGCTGCATCATCTGGTGAATATGCCCCAGGTCATCGCGGAAGTTCACCAGTCGCTCAAGCCGGGCGGCTTGTTCTGGGTGAGCGATGAAGCGGGCGACGTCAATATGCGCTCGGCCCTGTTTTCATCTGCGCTGATGTTCCTGCTGCCGACCCAGGTCAGCTATCGGGAGAAATTCGGTGGGCTGCTTAAGTTCGGCCTGAACGCGCCTTCGCGCATCAAAGCCAGTATGGAAGCTGAGGACCTCTCGCCATTTGAAGGGGCGGGCCGCGAGCATGATTGGTTGGCGCTGGTACAGGCCCAATTCGCAGATGTGCGCGTCTTCAATAAGCCTGCTGTGACGGGCTATCTGGCGCACCAGATTAACCTGTCGCGCTGGCTGGCGATCCCGCTGCTGCGCATGATTGGCGCGATTGACAGCCTGATGGTGCGGATTGGCCTGCTCAAAAATACGGGCGTGGTCGTCTACGCTCGTAAATAAGGTCCTTGGTCACATACTGATAACATCAAATGGAATCTAAAAACCGCCTTTTGGCGGTTTTTATTTTATATCGTGTTTGTGTGCTTTAGCGCTTATATGCTTTAGCGCTTGCGGGCTGTGATGGCAACGATGTCGAATGGATTGATATATTGGGCCCGTTCGGAGAGCTTGAAGGTCCGTTCCAGCGCTTGAAGCGGCTTACTCAGCCAGGGCGCGTAAAAGCCCAGGCGATCCAGAAAGAGGCGCAGTGTCACATATTTGCCGATGTGGCGTACATGGACGACATCAAAGCCGGCGTAATCCAGCATCTGGCGCAAAGTGTTGACGGAGAAATAATAGACGTGCTCTTCCGAGAGCTTGTAGCCAATCCAACGCTTGCCCGTCAGCTTAGCAGGAATGCTGTCGACATCCGGCGTGGCGAGCTCAAAAATACCACCAGAGCGCAGCAGTGACGCAACGCGCATCATGTAGGCTTTGGGGTCCGGCACGTGCTCGATGACGTCATACATCGTCACGAGGTCATAAGCGCCTTCTTCAAGCTCTAGTGTATCCAGGCTGCCCTGATAAACATTATGGCCGAAGCGCTCTTTCACATATTCCACCGCGAAGTGAGAGACATCCATGCCTTCCACCTGCCAACCACGCTTGCTGGCTTCATCGATGAAGAAGCCCATCGCGCAGCCTATGTCGATCATCTTGCCGGGTTGGACGAACTTCTCGATATGGTCGAAGCGACGATTGACCGTCTTGCGGATATTCTTCTCGTCTTTGATGTAATTAGTGTAGCCGACTTCGCCCGATTCGTCATTATGGAAGTAAGTCTCGCCATAGAGCGCATACAATTCTTCCGGGTCGGGCTGTTGACCGACATAAACGAGGCCGCAGTTCTGGCATTGAACCAGGCCGCGCCCATTTTGGGGGCAGAAAGGCTGTGTTTCTCGGTAGCCGCATAAATTACAGCGGTCGATGGTGTGGCGTTCGATATTTTCCGCCACACGAGGGCTGGCGGCATCTAACTGGCTCACGGAAGGGTACCTCAACACTTAAACAGATACTGTACAGATGATGAAAGGCCGTTATGTTAACACAGAATGAGCGGCTGGCAAGAGCAACAGTGCATGACGTCAGGTTGGCGTGAGGCCTCATGTCGCTTGCAAGATGCCTTGCAAGGGATAGCGCTTGCTTGGGGGGGATGATACACTCGCCAGCGGCATGCCCATCCGTAGGGCATGAGCACGACGAAAGCAGGATACCGTATGTTGCATCTATTGGTCAAATATCGCCTGGGCATAGTGCTGTTGCTGGCGACGATTATTCGGCTGGCGTGTATGATGGCTTTTGCCCCAACGCTGGATTTTACGCTGCCGGGTAATGT
The Phototrophicus methaneseepsis DNA segment above includes these coding regions:
- a CDS encoding AzlC family ABC transporter permease, giving the protein MTSYAAAKPEDSPRRAFFHGAKDTVPLIIGAIPFGIIYGAIAINAGLSPWATLGMSLFVFAGSAQFIAAGLVGQGVGLGFIILTTFIVNLRHMLYAASLAPYLKGLPQRWLALLAFWLTDETYAVVITRYQQAEGQPHAHWYHLGSSVAMYLNWQLCTLIGIVAGTQFEGIADLGLDFALVVTFIGIVVPLIVSRPMLISALVAGIVALLTNNMENKAGLMVAAFAGIAAGMLAEAILQPDPQKPVVTLNGDGS
- a CDS encoding AraC family transcriptional regulator; translated protein: MNTVSRLHQPIKEQTKFWRMPQYDNMELLHATFITHAFTRHYHEWYAIGMIERNHYTFYYRGAMHTIHAGQIVVINPGEIHSGEAIDEIGWTYRMLYPGITMMRQIAYEVTGKFWDLPTFPQGVIDDLDLARAIQRCHMALEDPHMRLMHDTLIRDVFSMMILRHAENKPMPLRLGHERRAVALAKEYMAVHYADNITLEDLSSQAGLSPYHLARVFRAETGMAPHQYLINLRVNRARVLLESGLPIVDAATMTGFTDQSHLSRYFKRILGITPGQYSL
- a CDS encoding glycosyltransferase family 9 protein, giving the protein MMATAALKAIRRHYPEADITFAVGGWSRQAIEFHTDLNHILDTGQAAMPVKRLGGFWNMVSALRLGSYDIAVSLVRSPLMSLAVGLSGIPIRAGISSGWRGFGYTHKAPTSPADVRPEAQIYLDVVAALGINTEGCYVNLPVPPEATAYISDFLTRRGIKGPYLVVNPAGGSNPGMAMHSKRWPPESFAQVADALAKAYGWQVVLLAGPDDSGIVNTVRSQMQAHTTTFIGELSFPQIAALTSQAALYIGNDTGLTHIAAASGAPTVTVFGPSDPARYAPYTPRALALWKSVALDQGGVQQTQQMQWDWTRDGIQPEDALQQIHTFIETPGNTQ
- the rsmI gene encoding 16S rRNA (cytidine(1402)-2'-O)-methyltransferase, yielding MGTLYIVPTPIGNLEDMTLRGLRILKEVSLIAAEDTRTSRVLLDHYEIKTPLTSYHEHNKLAKLDAIFDALARGDVALISDAGTPGISDPGYELIREAITRDIEIVPLPGANAVITAVVGSGLPADSFIYLGFLPKKQNARRDLLHTLKHEKRTLVAYESPHRLADTLGQIRAILGDDRPVCVGRELTKRFEDYVRGTAEAVHQHFVAENPKGEITLVIGGAPGGTVWSKDVVLAELERRTDAGESLSRAAKAIAAESGWKKSNVYALGVED
- a CDS encoding CRTAC1 family protein; this translates as MFIDRSALLQGNSERLHYGICVTDIDGDGHFEWFVAGFGVPNRAYKWTGQDYQDIAPRTLADARRQALGLAACDIDANGREEIYVLNTDTFGGAKRFADRLFAYGDSWVDLFELPQNKDALNLTSGRSVVAIDRNGNGLYGLFVANYGGPMRLYELDDDGILRDVAPEAGLDLVTGGRGLVALPIVSNRMDIFAGNEHGPNFLFRNKGDGTFEEIAAQLGIGDPFEHVRGIAVLDTNSDGRFDLVYGNWEGPHRMFVQSTDGIWDDIAPPEMAQPSRIRTVIAADFDNDGYEELFFNNIGEPNRLFALRDGDWESIPIGDALEPDGLGTGAAVADTDGDGRLELLIAHGESSPQPLSLYHTVPNLNHYLRVLPLTRYGAPARGAIVMLQTSTRIQRRAIDAGSGYLCQMEPVAHFGLGQEMAVERVIVHWPDGRTYQVDNPLIDQLLRVPYPTD
- a CDS encoding tetratricopeptide repeat protein, whose protein sequence is MIYGRKTQNSYPGRGVVLAIQAILILGIAYFGIEALANIFDKMAPSPYNANSVVVYPSNASSSTAWDVDRSTMNAEYASYYSHLGHQYLYITGEPAQALVQFNKAQSFAPNDPNADLAIGVAYEHMDMPSRAAAEFLDYLRMNEDYYVPQAWYDEVRQTVQMYEGRIFAYDVDATAGDTLSVRAQSVEYNEVDPLIVILDPYGNPLTGRDDVLDGRQVLSMDAFINEYSLPISGDYTVLVSHAGGGSIGMVDVTVDLD
- a CDS encoding chloride channel protein; the encoded protein is MIHYPRTLLNRLPVSENSTLLALAVVVGLATGVSVTLFRSAIDWFHEVFVVELGQNHIGVWLSSIGANPSLSIIPILMLVGLVVGWISYRFIGHERHHGVAGIIESVALTGGRLPFFKAPAKVFAAVLSLAAGASVGPEDPSVQIGANLGSFFGQKLNFGEEYINLLVAAGAASAIASAFNAPIAGVFFALEIVLREFTSRTFGIVVLSAVISAGFTRSVRGANPIFDGLEFILGNPLQLVFYLLLGVLLAGVSVVAIRFFYWQKRTWDKALNVPIPVKTALTGLVIGIVGIFLPQIMGAGEEVMHDVLTGHFHDGIALLLLLGVVKWVMTATSIGGHFVGGVFAPVLFVGIFLGDAYGEVVRLFLPESVVGAPQTYAIAGMAGLLAGIVRAPITAIMLVFEITDDYALILPMMLTAGICVILLERTSVRGIYMTSLAQGGLYLKQGRDIDLMQAVTVQEAMRQPAPTVPVHADLRELRDAFHEQQTRALCVINDNQELYGIVTLGDLQRAFEKALVDPDNAAKTVGDIATQEIITARPEEALWSAIRKMGVHEIGRLPVVDSHNGAVVGLLRRHDIMNAYNVAASRKLREQHIAEQVRLQTLTGAHVVEYRIRADSSLSEKQIKDIEWPPESVIASIQRKGRLIVPHGSTVLKPNDTLTIVADEHSELLLDRMFESRPMVEV
- a CDS encoding AzlD domain-containing protein, producing the protein MTLTMQEVLLIVGMFAVTFSVRYVPIVLVGRIQLSDRVQRALNYVPVAVLTAICAPAIFMPEGTLALSLENAALVGGAASILIAWRTRNLLLTIVLGMVIYMGWRALMGA